Proteins from one methanogenic archaeon mixed culture ISO4-G1 genomic window:
- a CDS encoding universal stress protein has protein sequence MVTDMSILIAYDGRQATEAALEYATKLSVSLEEPLYILNVVSKEQMDPEDIDPTVQEYMAAASQKAMAAGADVHTIIEVGKPDDVILEVATNFQCGAVVVGRPERSRLDRMVMGSVSQNLVENCKCPVIIVPTPEEE, from the coding sequence ATGGTTACTGATATGTCCATATTGATCGCGTACGACGGCAGACAGGCGACAGAGGCTGCACTCGAATACGCCACCAAGTTATCTGTATCTCTGGAAGAGCCGCTCTACATCCTTAACGTGGTCTCCAAGGAGCAGATGGATCCCGAAGATATCGATCCTACCGTTCAGGAGTACATGGCCGCCGCGTCACAGAAGGCCATGGCCGCCGGTGCGGATGTCCACACGATCATCGAGGTCGGAAAACCCGACGACGTGATCCTCGAGGTCGCTACGAACTTCCAGTGCGGAGCTGTGGTCGTCGGAAGGCCGGAAAGGTCCCGTCTGGACAGGATGGTCATGGGAAGCGTATCGCAGAACCTTGTGGAGAACTGCAAGTGCCCCGTCATCATCGTACCCACGCCTGAAGAGGAGTGA
- a CDS encoding molecular chaperone GrpE: MSDNKFMSFLGGLKSSDKQEEPAVQEEPTVSIEVPDENVNVTADEPVSAVSDEMEDTILALKAQIEELKLTIQGLRENPPFPDMSAFVTSREQIKSLTNAIERQNIEITNRSLTSCMEQIAVMREDFFKLCEGMRKKIDSMSAKDVLSSFEAYEVDMENILSDGGVFIGHFPYDSLNTIHQRIVEVIPTNDQSKNGLIAERLSDGYKLGDRVLLKEKVSVYKYTEEALKPVTEETEAPAEETPAVEPVQTHSKKKKKTKKSKKSEAEE; the protein is encoded by the coding sequence ATGAGCGACAACAAATTCATGAGCTTCCTGGGAGGACTGAAGTCCTCCGACAAACAGGAGGAACCTGCCGTCCAGGAAGAACCCACGGTGAGCATCGAGGTGCCTGACGAGAACGTGAACGTGACTGCCGATGAACCGGTTTCCGCCGTCTCCGACGAGATGGAGGACACCATACTGGCACTCAAGGCCCAGATCGAGGAGCTGAAGCTCACGATACAAGGACTCAGGGAGAACCCGCCCTTCCCGGACATGTCCGCTTTCGTGACATCCAGGGAGCAGATCAAGAGCCTCACCAACGCGATCGAGAGGCAGAACATAGAGATCACGAACAGGTCGCTCACATCGTGCATGGAGCAGATCGCCGTGATGAGGGAGGACTTCTTCAAGCTCTGCGAGGGCATGAGGAAGAAGATCGATTCAATGTCCGCGAAGGATGTGCTGTCATCCTTCGAAGCATACGAGGTGGACATGGAGAACATACTGTCGGACGGGGGCGTCTTCATCGGGCACTTCCCCTACGACAGCCTGAACACCATCCACCAGCGCATCGTCGAGGTGATACCCACCAACGACCAGAGCAAGAACGGTCTGATCGCCGAGAGGCTTTCCGACGGTTACAAGCTGGGCGACAGGGTGTTGCTGAAGGAGAAGGTCTCGGTATACAAGTACACCGAGGAAGCGCTGAAACCAGTTACCGAGGAGACCGAGGCCCCGGCCGAGGAGACCCCCGCCGTTGAGCCGGTACAAACGCATTCCAAGAAAAAGAAGAAAACAAAGAAATCTAAGAAATCGGAGGCAGAAGAATGA
- a CDS encoding nitrogenase-related protein: MRLEADGMLGAILASESLGLTDTMINGAGGCRSRSQIVMHDAIPSYYPENQSCCRSKYFSQQSRLPCTYLNNEDIVFGTAEKVSRGIESVASITGRRALLLDTLGASLLCTDYSGLTGNAETDPIQIQGDLSAMSMAEGYDVTVRTLLSSVDIEDGDDGSVNVLGYGLMDFGWEAGEKQLRSILESMGLRVNCMMGCLPKKEEILSCGKASLNIMIHPEFCRQTAEMLKERFGTDYLRLSMGAPVGYQSVRSFIREVASATGKDPTLALSMVDKDAEEVHRHLMNYERIPVSLHAKGFVIKAESSIVYPLMRWMMETFGMVPRHIIPLDDEYGQEIRDYLAEHGFQQALEGCEGEIEAVFSDGMDALKGSMAVSTTGYVEIRPPRSGYMDLMDRTIVGISGCRYVLDAMMNGITRFRCGQPTEVMYRPGYEEE, encoded by the coding sequence ATGAGGCTTGAAGCAGACGGGATGCTGGGGGCGATACTGGCCTCCGAATCCCTAGGATTGACGGATACGATGATCAACGGAGCGGGAGGCTGCCGCTCGAGGTCGCAGATCGTGATGCATGATGCCATACCGTCGTACTATCCGGAGAACCAGTCATGCTGCCGTTCGAAGTACTTCAGCCAGCAATCCAGGCTGCCCTGCACCTATCTGAACAACGAGGACATCGTCTTCGGAACTGCGGAGAAGGTGTCCAGAGGGATCGAATCGGTGGCCAGCATCACCGGCAGAAGGGCATTGCTCCTCGATACCCTGGGAGCATCCCTGCTGTGCACCGATTATTCCGGACTCACTGGCAATGCCGAAACAGACCCCATCCAGATCCAGGGCGATCTGTCCGCGATGAGCATGGCGGAAGGATACGATGTCACCGTCAGGACCTTACTGTCATCGGTGGATATCGAAGACGGGGATGACGGTTCCGTCAATGTTCTGGGATATGGGCTGATGGATTTCGGCTGGGAGGCAGGCGAGAAACAGCTACGTTCGATCCTGGAATCCATGGGCCTCAGGGTCAACTGCATGATGGGATGCCTTCCGAAGAAGGAGGAGATCCTGTCCTGCGGGAAGGCATCGCTCAACATCATGATACATCCGGAGTTCTGCAGGCAGACCGCGGAGATGCTCAAGGAGAGGTTCGGTACGGATTATCTGAGATTATCGATGGGCGCCCCGGTGGGTTACCAATCCGTGAGGTCGTTCATCAGGGAGGTGGCCTCAGCCACCGGCAAGGATCCCACGCTGGCACTGTCGATGGTCGACAAGGATGCGGAGGAGGTCCACAGGCATCTGATGAATTACGAGAGGATCCCCGTATCGCTGCATGCCAAGGGCTTCGTCATCAAGGCGGAGTCCTCGATAGTCTATCCTCTGATGAGGTGGATGATGGAGACCTTCGGGATGGTCCCGAGGCACATCATCCCATTGGACGACGAATACGGGCAGGAGATCAGGGACTATCTCGCGGAGCACGGATTCCAGCAGGCGCTGGAAGGCTGCGAAGGGGAGATTGAGGCGGTGTTCTCAGACGGCATGGATGCACTGAAGGGCAGCATGGCCGTTTCCACCACGGGTTATGTGGAGATCCGTCCCCCGAGGTCCGGTTACATGGATCTCATGGACAGGACCATAGTCGGGATCTCGGGTTGCAGGTACGTGCTGGACGCCATGATGAACGGCATAACCAGGTTCAGATGCGGACAGCCGACCGAGGTCATGTACCGTCCGGGCTACGAAGAAGAATGA
- a CDS encoding nitrogenase iron protein NifH: MRMPPIVYSLAIYGKGGIGKSTISANISYVLSSDGSSVLHVGCDPKHDSTRLLTHGIPIRTFSSDVTADPIVSGINDISCVECGGAEPGKGCAGKGMEMLFSKIAGTVADFRVFDVLGDVVCGGFSLPARKGNSDGVIIVTSGEFMSIFAANNILRGLENINPGESVIGLAFNRRGDPGEETIVQRFADAVGLPIVCDIPRSDLFREAEAKGEVLCSIMPDSEEARRLAALAEMIRSVPRRYRPKALPESAMSALAAGRPITEEDLNGCCRKKELKFDGYDSERNLTYTGEMVMPACTSHGAVDAGMKVRDAAVILHGPRNCAYLMEFAYLRRSLYGVSEREGMPPEPGLYSTGLDAEGAFKDTDKIIEDAILRAKADGYRHMFLVNSCSAEIMATDPIRVAARMREKLDVDVIPVSPDETFLSSKFGGTFGLLDALIMRMKPRDVEEGTINLIARSFFGLGKDRVIDSLQEIVSTLGLRVRFCFPDFCTLSQIEDFCAAEYDIQIGFSKFTRRVCERLSEVTGRRLAMEVELPIGISECIEWVRGLAEYDPKLSPRLPEAERTLNEKYKGIIDGFRPYVEGKKVVIYCVMVRNLKWYVDALKDMGADLRAVMFNDGLIINHNVRVPEYGDVKVMEHMKMCDLKKILKEEDIDMVVTNDADRVGRLGVRYSGMMSRYYGLEGVRYWGQTLVDNLRAPIPSWEEGL; encoded by the coding sequence ATGAGGATGCCCCCTATCGTGTACAGTCTCGCGATTTACGGTAAGGGCGGTATCGGGAAATCAACGATATCGGCCAACATCTCATATGTCCTGTCCTCGGACGGCAGCTCGGTCCTGCATGTGGGCTGCGATCCCAAGCATGATTCCACCAGGCTGCTCACTCACGGCATCCCCATTAGGACGTTCTCTTCCGATGTGACCGCAGATCCGATAGTGTCGGGGATCAACGATATCTCCTGCGTGGAATGCGGCGGTGCAGAACCCGGGAAGGGCTGTGCCGGCAAGGGGATGGAGATGCTGTTCTCGAAAATCGCTGGCACAGTGGCAGACTTCCGTGTCTTCGACGTGCTCGGTGATGTGGTCTGTGGGGGTTTCTCACTTCCTGCGAGGAAGGGGAATTCGGACGGGGTCATCATAGTGACCTCGGGCGAGTTCATGTCGATCTTCGCTGCCAACAACATACTCAGGGGATTGGAGAATATCAACCCCGGTGAATCCGTCATCGGTCTCGCGTTCAACAGGAGAGGCGATCCCGGAGAGGAGACCATCGTGCAGCGTTTCGCGGATGCCGTGGGACTGCCGATCGTATGCGACATTCCTCGTTCCGATCTCTTCAGGGAGGCCGAGGCCAAGGGCGAGGTTCTCTGCTCCATAATGCCCGATTCGGAAGAGGCCAGAAGACTCGCCGCTTTGGCAGAGATGATACGCTCAGTCCCGAGGAGGTACCGTCCGAAGGCGTTGCCGGAATCCGCCATGTCGGCCCTTGCCGCGGGCAGGCCGATAACGGAGGAGGATCTCAATGGATGCTGCCGGAAGAAGGAACTGAAGTTCGACGGGTACGATTCGGAGAGGAATCTCACATACACCGGAGAGATGGTCATGCCAGCTTGCACATCCCACGGAGCCGTCGATGCCGGTATGAAGGTGAGGGATGCGGCAGTCATACTCCACGGCCCCAGGAACTGTGCGTATCTGATGGAATTCGCATACCTACGCCGTTCGTTGTACGGTGTGTCGGAGAGGGAAGGCATGCCTCCCGAGCCAGGATTGTACAGTACGGGTCTGGATGCCGAAGGTGCCTTCAAGGACACAGACAAGATCATCGAGGACGCGATCCTCCGTGCCAAGGCCGACGGTTACAGGCACATGTTCCTGGTCAACTCATGTTCGGCCGAGATCATGGCCACGGACCCGATCAGGGTCGCTGCCAGGATGAGGGAGAAGCTGGATGTGGATGTCATACCGGTATCGCCGGACGAGACGTTCCTCAGCAGTAAGTTCGGGGGTACCTTCGGATTGCTGGATGCCCTCATAATGAGGATGAAACCCAGGGATGTCGAGGAAGGCACCATCAACCTGATAGCGAGGAGCTTCTTCGGTCTGGGCAAGGACAGGGTGATCGATTCCTTACAGGAGATCGTATCGACCCTCGGGCTGAGAGTAAGGTTTTGCTTCCCCGATTTTTGCACACTGTCCCAGATAGAGGATTTCTGTGCGGCCGAGTATGACATTCAGATAGGTTTTTCGAAGTTTACCAGGCGCGTATGCGAGCGGCTGTCCGAAGTGACCGGACGTCGCTTAGCTATGGAAGTGGAACTACCCATAGGGATCAGCGAGTGCATCGAATGGGTCAGGGGCCTGGCGGAATACGATCCCAAGCTATCGCCCCGTCTACCGGAAGCGGAGAGGACCCTGAACGAGAAATACAAAGGGATCATCGACGGATTCAGGCCGTACGTCGAAGGGAAGAAGGTCGTCATCTACTGCGTCATGGTCAGGAACCTGAAGTGGTATGTCGATGCGCTCAAGGACATGGGTGCGGACTTACGTGCGGTGATGTTCAACGACGGGTTGATCATCAATCATAACGTCCGTGTGCCGGAGTACGGGGACGTGAAGGTCATGGAGCACATGAAGATGTGCGATCTGAAGAAGATCCTGAAAGAGGAGGACATCGACATGGTGGTCACCAACGACGCGGACAGGGTCGGGCGTCTGGGCGTCCGCTATTCAGGGATGATGTCGCGCTATTACGGGCTCGAAGGGGTCAGATACTGGGGACAGACGCTCGTGGACAATCTGAGGGCGCCAATCCCGTCATGGGAGGAAGGGCTATGA
- a CDS encoding 4'-phosphopantetheinyl transferase, whose translation MPLTVKTVTYCADTAPLNDRELYGRFYLEMPDYRRSKIDYLAFDKDRIQSMGVEILLRRALEDHGVDYRSLDISTGRYGKPYFNGCGLCFNLSHSEERVMCSVSEDDVGCDVEKVHTIDLGIARRYFFGSEYETICSEKDLERKYDLFFRFWTLKESFMKATGLGFELPLDSFRIELGDRITVDQKVDGRDYRFMEYTLSDGYRYAVCSPDGSFEPTIRNIDLRGC comes from the coding sequence ATGCCGCTGACAGTGAAGACGGTAACGTACTGTGCGGATACGGCCCCCCTTAACGACAGAGAGCTTTACGGCAGGTTCTATCTGGAAATGCCCGATTACAGACGTTCTAAGATCGACTATTTAGCCTTCGATAAGGACAGAATACAGTCGATGGGTGTGGAGATCCTTCTTCGCCGCGCTTTGGAGGATCACGGGGTCGATTACCGCTCTCTGGACATCTCAACAGGACGTTACGGTAAACCATACTTCAACGGATGCGGCCTGTGCTTCAACCTCTCTCATTCCGAGGAGAGGGTCATGTGCTCCGTTTCGGAAGATGATGTGGGGTGCGATGTCGAGAAGGTTCACACCATAGACCTGGGGATCGCCCGTCGGTACTTCTTCGGTTCGGAATACGAGACCATATGTTCGGAGAAGGACCTTGAAAGGAAGTATGACCTGTTCTTCCGTTTTTGGACGCTCAAGGAGAGTTTCATGAAAGCCACAGGCCTGGGTTTTGAACTGCCCCTCGACTCATTCCGCATCGAGCTGGGTGACAGGATAACCGTGGATCAGAAGGTGGACGGCAGAGATTACAGATTCATGGAATACACCCTGTCCGACGGATACCGTTATGCCGTATGCAGTCCGGACGGGTCGTTCGAACCCACCATCAGGAACATCGATCTTCGCGGCTGCTGA
- a CDS encoding molecular chaperone DnaK — protein MTDYCIGIDLGTTYSCLSYIDEDGDPVVEKNFEQEDTTPSVILFNENGEIIVGSPAKDMSVMYPPERVITSIKRQMGTDYTVDIDGEEYNPIMLSAVILRKIINDFNENHNCDIKKAVITCPAYFGQNERDATKTAGIIAGLEDVTVINEPTAAAISFGFGNNDGGKKRVLVYDLGGGTFDVTVLEIDGSSFTAVATDGERFLGGKDWDAAIANIIKSKISEELGIDKESLDENEDVKQTLINDSETIKKRLSTAESTKGTLTVDGQKVVFTVTREDFENATSGLIQTTVDIIDRVLASKDFTMADIDEVVLVGGSSRMPQVKNSISAKYPDAKINLYDPDQSVAKGAAIFAHSNMVMPDAENTAEAGEEAPVEGAINVHNVLSKTFGIKAVYEDGTEKISNIIFRNETLPIEAVKTYYPVDDGQNTIMVEIYEDAAVNDEDGKKTDIIEGSPVGNFMMELPMDVTKNTPITVKFTATNEGILIASVDCMEQHSEYQIENEMTMSEEDISKSQGLMDKVTNAN, from the coding sequence ATGACAGATTATTGCATCGGTATAGACCTCGGTACGACATACTCGTGCCTTTCGTACATCGATGAGGATGGGGACCCGGTAGTGGAGAAGAACTTCGAGCAGGAGGACACCACACCTTCCGTCATCCTCTTCAACGAGAACGGAGAGATCATCGTCGGATCCCCGGCGAAGGACATGTCCGTCATGTATCCCCCAGAGAGGGTCATCACATCCATCAAGAGGCAGATGGGTACAGACTACACCGTCGACATCGACGGAGAGGAGTACAACCCCATCATGCTGTCCGCGGTCATCCTCAGGAAGATCATCAACGACTTCAACGAGAACCACAACTGCGACATCAAGAAGGCCGTCATCACCTGCCCCGCATACTTCGGACAGAACGAGAGGGACGCCACCAAGACCGCCGGTATCATCGCTGGACTCGAGGACGTGACCGTCATCAACGAGCCCACGGCGGCCGCCATCTCCTTCGGGTTCGGGAACAACGACGGAGGCAAGAAGAGGGTCCTGGTGTACGACCTCGGAGGAGGAACGTTCGATGTGACCGTCCTCGAGATCGACGGCTCGTCCTTCACCGCAGTGGCGACCGACGGAGAGAGGTTCCTCGGAGGAAAGGACTGGGATGCGGCCATCGCCAACATCATCAAGTCCAAGATCTCGGAGGAGCTGGGGATCGACAAGGAATCCCTGGACGAGAACGAGGATGTCAAGCAGACCCTCATCAACGACTCCGAGACCATCAAGAAGAGGCTGTCCACCGCGGAATCCACAAAGGGAACTCTCACCGTCGACGGCCAGAAGGTCGTCTTCACCGTCACCAGGGAGGACTTCGAGAACGCCACCAGCGGACTCATCCAGACCACCGTCGACATCATCGACCGCGTGCTGGCCTCCAAGGACTTCACCATGGCCGACATCGACGAGGTCGTCCTCGTGGGAGGATCCTCCAGGATGCCCCAGGTCAAGAACAGCATCTCGGCCAAGTACCCTGACGCGAAGATCAACCTCTACGACCCCGACCAGTCCGTCGCGAAGGGAGCGGCGATCTTCGCCCACTCCAACATGGTCATGCCCGACGCAGAGAACACCGCTGAGGCAGGCGAGGAGGCACCCGTCGAGGGAGCGATCAACGTCCACAACGTCCTGAGCAAGACCTTCGGAATCAAGGCGGTCTACGAGGACGGCACCGAGAAGATCTCCAACATCATCTTCAGGAACGAGACCCTGCCCATCGAGGCGGTCAAGACATACTATCCCGTGGATGACGGTCAGAACACCATCATGGTCGAGATCTACGAGGATGCTGCGGTCAACGACGAGGACGGTAAGAAGACCGACATCATCGAGGGATCGCCCGTGGGCAACTTCATGATGGAGCTCCCCATGGATGTCACCAAGAACACCCCGATCACTGTCAAGTTCACGGCCACCAACGAGGGAATCCTCATCGCATCCGTGGACTGCATGGAGCAGCACTCCGAATACCAGATCGAGAACGAGATGACCATGTCCGAGGAGGACATCTCCAAGTCCCAGGGACTCATGGACAAGGTCACAAACGCCAACTGA